A section of the Oenanthe melanoleuca isolate GR-GAL-2019-014 chromosome 6, OMel1.0, whole genome shotgun sequence genome encodes:
- the LGI1 gene encoding leucine-rich glioma-inactivated protein 1 isoform X1, whose protein sequence is MGNASRPFRRIAYFLCLLSVLLLTEGKKPVKPKCPAWCTCTKDNALCENARSIPRSVPPDVISLSFVRSAFTKIPEGSFLLTPSLQLLLFTSNTFDVISDDAFMGLPHLEYLFIENNNIKSISRNTFRGLKSLIHLSLANNNLQSLPKDIFKGLDSLTNVDLRGNAFNCDCKLKWLVEWLGTTNATVEDIYCESPPEYKKRKINSLSSKEFDCIITEFEVYQSLPYQSLSVDTFSYMNDEHVVIAQPFTGKCIFLEWDHVEVMFRNYDNITGTSTVVCKPIVIESQLYVIVAQLFGGSHIYKRDIFANKFIKIQDIEILKIRKPNDIETFRIAEDWYFVVADSSKAGFTTVYKWNGNGFYSHQSLHAWYRDTDVEYLEISGKPHLILSSSSQRPVIYQWNKGTNEFVKRFDIQDMEDAYAVKHFKVKEDVYICLTRFIGDSKVMKWGGSAFLDLQRMPSRGSMVFQPLQINNYQYAILGSDYSFTQVYYWDAEKAKFVKFQELNVQAPRSFIHVSIDKQRDFLFASSFKGTTLIYKHEIVDLSA, encoded by the exons ATGGGAAATGCCAGCAGACCCTTTAGAAGAATTGCTTATTTCTTATGCCTTTTATCTGTGCTTTTGCTGACTGAAGGGAAGAAACCAGTGAAGCCAAAATGTCCTGCCTGGTGTACTTGTACCAAAGATAATGCTTTATGTGAAAATGCCAGATCTATTCCTCGCAGCGTTCCGCCTGATGTTATCTCACT atcCTTTGTGAGATCTGCTTTTACTAAAATCCCAGAAGGGAGTTTTTTGCTCACACCATCTCTGCAGCTTCT GTTGTTTACGTCCAACACTTTTGATGTTATTAGTGATGATGCTTTCATGGGCCTTCCTCATCTAGAATATTT GTTCATAGAGAACAACAACATTAAGTCAATTTCAAGAAATACTTTCAGAGGACTGAAATCTTTAATTCACCT GAGTCTCGCAAATAATAATCTCCAGTCACTTCCAAAAGACATATTTAAAGGCTTGGATTCTTTAACAAATGT AGATCTTAGAGGCAATGCATTTAATTGTGACTGCAAACTGAAGTGGTTAGTGGAATGGCTGGGCACCACCAATGCAACTGTTGAAGACATTTACTGTGAAAGCCCACCAGAATATAAGAAGCGCAAAATCAATAGCCTCTCTTCAAAAGAGTTTGATTGCATTATTACAG AATTTGAGGTTTATCAGTCCCTGCCATACCAATCTCTGTCAGTAGATACTTTCTCATATATGAATGATGAACACGTGGTTATTGCTCAGCCTTTTACTGGAAAATGCATCTTTCTTGAATGGGACCATGTGGAAGTGATGTTCAGGAATTATGACAACATTACAG gtACTTCAACTGTTGTGTGTAAACCTATAGTTATTGAGAGTCAGCTGTATGTCATTGTCGCACAGCTGTTTGGAGGCTCCCACATATATAAAAGAGATATTTTTGCTAATAAGTTTATAAAAATTCAAGATATTGAAATCCTTAAAATCCGAAAACCCAATGACATTGAAACTTTCAGGATTGCTGAAGACTGGTATTTTGTTGTTGCAGACAGTTCAAAGGCTGGTTTCACTACGGTTTACAAGTGGAATGGGAATGGATTTTATTCCCATCAGTCTCTGCACGCCTGGTACAGAGATACTGATGTGGAGTATCTCGAAATATCTGGCAAACCACATTTAATTCTGTCAAGTAGTTCTCAAAGACCTGTAATATATCAATGGAACAAAGGAACAAATGAATTTGTTAAGCGGTTTGATATTCAAGATATGGAAGATGCATATGCAGTGAAGCATTTCAAAGTGAAAGAGGATGTATACATTTGCTTAACAAGATTTATTGGGGACTCTAAAGTAATGAAGTGGGGTGGTTCAGCATTTCTGGATTTACAAAGGATGCCATCCCGAGGGTCAATGGTATTCCAACCACTTCAGATAAATAATTATCAATATGCCATTCTTGGAAGTGATTATTCTTTCACTCAAGTCTATTATTGGGatgcagaaaaggcaaaatttgTGAAGTTTCAAGAATTAAACGTACAGGCACCAAGATCTTTCATACATGTCTCCATCGATAAACAAAgagattttctctttgcttcaaGTTTTAAGGGAACTACATTGATTTATAAACATGAGATAGTTGACTTAAGCGCATGA
- the LGI1 gene encoding leucine-rich glioma-inactivated protein 1 isoform X2: MGNASRPFRRIAYFLCLLSVLLLTEGKKPVKPKCPAWCTCTKDNALCENARSIPRSVPPDVISLSFVRSAFTKIPEGSFLLTPSLQLLLFTSNTFDVISDDAFMGLPHLEYLFIENNNIKSISRNTFRGLKSLIHLSLANNNLQSLPKDIFKGLDSLTNVDLRGNAFNCDCKLKWLVEWLGTTNATVEDIYCESPPEYKKRKINSLSSKEFDCIITDTFSYMNDEHVVIAQPFTGKCIFLEWDHVEVMFRNYDNITGTSTVVCKPIVIESQLYVIVAQLFGGSHIYKRDIFANKFIKIQDIEILKIRKPNDIETFRIAEDWYFVVADSSKAGFTTVYKWNGNGFYSHQSLHAWYRDTDVEYLEISGKPHLILSSSSQRPVIYQWNKGTNEFVKRFDIQDMEDAYAVKHFKVKEDVYICLTRFIGDSKVMKWGGSAFLDLQRMPSRGSMVFQPLQINNYQYAILGSDYSFTQVYYWDAEKAKFVKFQELNVQAPRSFIHVSIDKQRDFLFASSFKGTTLIYKHEIVDLSA, translated from the exons ATGGGAAATGCCAGCAGACCCTTTAGAAGAATTGCTTATTTCTTATGCCTTTTATCTGTGCTTTTGCTGACTGAAGGGAAGAAACCAGTGAAGCCAAAATGTCCTGCCTGGTGTACTTGTACCAAAGATAATGCTTTATGTGAAAATGCCAGATCTATTCCTCGCAGCGTTCCGCCTGATGTTATCTCACT atcCTTTGTGAGATCTGCTTTTACTAAAATCCCAGAAGGGAGTTTTTTGCTCACACCATCTCTGCAGCTTCT GTTGTTTACGTCCAACACTTTTGATGTTATTAGTGATGATGCTTTCATGGGCCTTCCTCATCTAGAATATTT GTTCATAGAGAACAACAACATTAAGTCAATTTCAAGAAATACTTTCAGAGGACTGAAATCTTTAATTCACCT GAGTCTCGCAAATAATAATCTCCAGTCACTTCCAAAAGACATATTTAAAGGCTTGGATTCTTTAACAAATGT AGATCTTAGAGGCAATGCATTTAATTGTGACTGCAAACTGAAGTGGTTAGTGGAATGGCTGGGCACCACCAATGCAACTGTTGAAGACATTTACTGTGAAAGCCCACCAGAATATAAGAAGCGCAAAATCAATAGCCTCTCTTCAAAAGAGTTTGATTGCATTATTACAG ATACTTTCTCATATATGAATGATGAACACGTGGTTATTGCTCAGCCTTTTACTGGAAAATGCATCTTTCTTGAATGGGACCATGTGGAAGTGATGTTCAGGAATTATGACAACATTACAG gtACTTCAACTGTTGTGTGTAAACCTATAGTTATTGAGAGTCAGCTGTATGTCATTGTCGCACAGCTGTTTGGAGGCTCCCACATATATAAAAGAGATATTTTTGCTAATAAGTTTATAAAAATTCAAGATATTGAAATCCTTAAAATCCGAAAACCCAATGACATTGAAACTTTCAGGATTGCTGAAGACTGGTATTTTGTTGTTGCAGACAGTTCAAAGGCTGGTTTCACTACGGTTTACAAGTGGAATGGGAATGGATTTTATTCCCATCAGTCTCTGCACGCCTGGTACAGAGATACTGATGTGGAGTATCTCGAAATATCTGGCAAACCACATTTAATTCTGTCAAGTAGTTCTCAAAGACCTGTAATATATCAATGGAACAAAGGAACAAATGAATTTGTTAAGCGGTTTGATATTCAAGATATGGAAGATGCATATGCAGTGAAGCATTTCAAAGTGAAAGAGGATGTATACATTTGCTTAACAAGATTTATTGGGGACTCTAAAGTAATGAAGTGGGGTGGTTCAGCATTTCTGGATTTACAAAGGATGCCATCCCGAGGGTCAATGGTATTCCAACCACTTCAGATAAATAATTATCAATATGCCATTCTTGGAAGTGATTATTCTTTCACTCAAGTCTATTATTGGGatgcagaaaaggcaaaatttgTGAAGTTTCAAGAATTAAACGTACAGGCACCAAGATCTTTCATACATGTCTCCATCGATAAACAAAgagattttctctttgcttcaaGTTTTAAGGGAACTACATTGATTTATAAACATGAGATAGTTGACTTAAGCGCATGA
- the LGI1 gene encoding leucine-rich glioma-inactivated protein 1 isoform X3 → MGLPHLEYLFIENNNIKSISRNTFRGLKSLIHLSLANNNLQSLPKDIFKGLDSLTNVDLRGNAFNCDCKLKWLVEWLGTTNATVEDIYCESPPEYKKRKINSLSSKEFDCIITEFEVYQSLPYQSLSVDTFSYMNDEHVVIAQPFTGKCIFLEWDHVEVMFRNYDNITGTSTVVCKPIVIESQLYVIVAQLFGGSHIYKRDIFANKFIKIQDIEILKIRKPNDIETFRIAEDWYFVVADSSKAGFTTVYKWNGNGFYSHQSLHAWYRDTDVEYLEISGKPHLILSSSSQRPVIYQWNKGTNEFVKRFDIQDMEDAYAVKHFKVKEDVYICLTRFIGDSKVMKWGGSAFLDLQRMPSRGSMVFQPLQINNYQYAILGSDYSFTQVYYWDAEKAKFVKFQELNVQAPRSFIHVSIDKQRDFLFASSFKGTTLIYKHEIVDLSA, encoded by the exons ATGGGCCTTCCTCATCTAGAATATTT GTTCATAGAGAACAACAACATTAAGTCAATTTCAAGAAATACTTTCAGAGGACTGAAATCTTTAATTCACCT GAGTCTCGCAAATAATAATCTCCAGTCACTTCCAAAAGACATATTTAAAGGCTTGGATTCTTTAACAAATGT AGATCTTAGAGGCAATGCATTTAATTGTGACTGCAAACTGAAGTGGTTAGTGGAATGGCTGGGCACCACCAATGCAACTGTTGAAGACATTTACTGTGAAAGCCCACCAGAATATAAGAAGCGCAAAATCAATAGCCTCTCTTCAAAAGAGTTTGATTGCATTATTACAG AATTTGAGGTTTATCAGTCCCTGCCATACCAATCTCTGTCAGTAGATACTTTCTCATATATGAATGATGAACACGTGGTTATTGCTCAGCCTTTTACTGGAAAATGCATCTTTCTTGAATGGGACCATGTGGAAGTGATGTTCAGGAATTATGACAACATTACAG gtACTTCAACTGTTGTGTGTAAACCTATAGTTATTGAGAGTCAGCTGTATGTCATTGTCGCACAGCTGTTTGGAGGCTCCCACATATATAAAAGAGATATTTTTGCTAATAAGTTTATAAAAATTCAAGATATTGAAATCCTTAAAATCCGAAAACCCAATGACATTGAAACTTTCAGGATTGCTGAAGACTGGTATTTTGTTGTTGCAGACAGTTCAAAGGCTGGTTTCACTACGGTTTACAAGTGGAATGGGAATGGATTTTATTCCCATCAGTCTCTGCACGCCTGGTACAGAGATACTGATGTGGAGTATCTCGAAATATCTGGCAAACCACATTTAATTCTGTCAAGTAGTTCTCAAAGACCTGTAATATATCAATGGAACAAAGGAACAAATGAATTTGTTAAGCGGTTTGATATTCAAGATATGGAAGATGCATATGCAGTGAAGCATTTCAAAGTGAAAGAGGATGTATACATTTGCTTAACAAGATTTATTGGGGACTCTAAAGTAATGAAGTGGGGTGGTTCAGCATTTCTGGATTTACAAAGGATGCCATCCCGAGGGTCAATGGTATTCCAACCACTTCAGATAAATAATTATCAATATGCCATTCTTGGAAGTGATTATTCTTTCACTCAAGTCTATTATTGGGatgcagaaaaggcaaaatttgTGAAGTTTCAAGAATTAAACGTACAGGCACCAAGATCTTTCATACATGTCTCCATCGATAAACAAAgagattttctctttgcttcaaGTTTTAAGGGAACTACATTGATTTATAAACATGAGATAGTTGACTTAAGCGCATGA